CAATATCGGCGAGGAGGAATGCCACATGACCTGTGTCAAATGCAAAGGGTTGATGATCTGCGAGCGTCAACCGTCCGCGTCATCCAGTACGATCATTCTCCGTTGTCTCAATTGCGGCCTGATCATTGATCCCTTGATTCAGCTGAATCGCTACAACCAGATGCGAGCCAAGGCCGCCTAGGAGACGAATCTTGGCCGGACCGGAGGCCGTGGAACCTATGGTGCTGTCGGATTGGGCGTCGCGTGCGTGGTCAGATCGAAAACTCGGCCCACAAAAAGGTATGGTCTGAAGGCTCTTTCGCTCGCCGCGGCTCGACGTCCACATCCGCCTTTACACACTTTGCCGCCAGCGGTGCCGTCGCCATCATATGATCGATGCGCCATCCTTTGTTCGCTTCCAGCGAGCTCGGCGCACGGTAGTCCCAGAATGTATATTGTTGACGTGTCGGGTACAGCTTCACAAAGACATCCTGAAATCCCCAGGCGACCGTCTGTTCATAAGCTTTGCGGGCGGCCTCATGATAGCAGACATGGTTCAGATGTTTCTCCGGACTATGGACATCCATGGGGCGTGGGGCCACGTTCATATCTCCGCACCAGATTGCCGGGGATTGTGGTGAAAGATGGGCATTGAAGTAATTGCGTAGTCGCTCATACCAGGCAAGCTTGTATGCATATTTCGGCGAATCGATTTCGAACCCTTGCGGAACGTAGGTATTAATGATGGGAATTCCATCGATGAGGACTCTCAGCAAGCGAGAGTCTTCAGGGTCTCCTCCATCGTCGAATCCGTAGAC
This region of Nitrospira sp. genomic DNA includes:
- the xth gene encoding exodeoxyribonuclease III encodes the protein MKIATFNVNSLRKRLPIVLEWLDRHRPDVLCLQETKVQDSEFPLLALAPSGYETTFRGMKSYNGVAILSRKKPEAVVYGFDDGGDPEDSRLLRVLIDGIPIINTYVPQGFEIDSPKYAYKLAWYERLRNYFNAHLSPQSPAIWCGDMNVAPRPMDVHSPEKHLNHVCYHEAARKAYEQTVAWGFQDVFVKLYPTRQQYTFWDYRAPSSLEANKGWRIDHMMATAPLAAKCVKADVDVEPRRAKEPSDHTFLWAEFSI